Proteins from a single region of Hordeum vulgare subsp. vulgare chromosome 6H, MorexV3_pseudomolecules_assembly, whole genome shotgun sequence:
- the LOC123401825 gene encoding WD repeat-containing protein LWD1-like gives MGGGGAAADGDGWADQDQGNGGSRGGGEAKRSEIYTYEAGWHIYGMNWSVRRDKKYRLAIASLLEQLVNRVEVVQLDESTGDIAPVLSFDHPFPPTKTMFVPDPQGLRPDLLATSADLLRIWRITDDDAAAPGAADSNNGSVRCNGVGGPAGQQPGVKLCCELNGNRNSDFCGPLTSFDWNDADPRRIGTSSIDTTCTIWDVEREVVDTQLIAHDKEVYDIAWGGAGVFASVSADGSVRVFDLRDKEHSTIIYESSSGGGSNSAVTDGGSVSPTPLVRLGWNKQDPRYMATIIMDSPKVVVLDIRYPTLPVVELHRHHAPVNAIAWAPHSSCHICTAGDDSQALIWDLSSMGTGNNSGGNGNGNAAAAAAAAAEGGLDPILAYTAGAEVEQLQWSATQPDWVAIVFANKLQILRV, from the coding sequence atgggtggcggtggcgcaGCCGCGGATGGCGACGGGTGGGCAGATCAGGACCAGGGCAACGGCGGGAGCCGCGGCGGTGGTGAGGCGAAGCGGTCGGAGATCTATACCTACGAGGCCGGGTGGCACATCTACGGTATGAACTGGAGCGTGCGGCGCGACAAGAAGTACCGGCTCGCCATCGCAAGTCTTCTCGAGCAGCTCGTTAATCGCGTCGAGGTGGTCCAGCTCGACGAGTCCACAGGTGACATCGCCCCCGTGCTCTCCTTCGACCACCCTTTCCCTCCCACCAAGACCATGTTCGTCCCGGACCCCCAAGGCCTCCGCCCCGATCTGCTTGCCACCTCTGCAGACCTCCTTCGTATATGGcgcatcacggacgacgacgccgctgccccggGCGCTGCCGACTCCAACAATGGCTCCGTCCGCTGCAACGGCGTGGGCGGCCCCGCTGGTCAGCAGCCGGGCGTCAAGCTGTGCTGCGAGCTCAACGGCAACCGCAACAGCGACTTCTGCGGCCCGCTCACCTCCTTTGACTGGAACGACGCCGACCCACGCCGCATCGGAACATCATCCATCGATACCACATGCACCATCTGGGACGTTGAACGTGAGGTAGTCGACACCCAGCTCATAGCCCATGACAAGGAGGTCTATGACATAGCCTGGGGTGGAGCTGGTGTCTTTGCATCCGTTTCTGCAGACGGCTCGGTCCGCGTGTTTGATCTTCGGGACAAGGAGCATTCCACAATCATTTATGAGAGTAGTTCTGGTGGCGGCTCCAATTCTGCTGTTACGGACGGGGGGTCTGTGTCGCCGACACCATTGGTTAGGCTGGGGTGGAACAAGCAGGACCCAAGGTATATGGCAACAATCATCATGGATAGCCCCAAGGTGGTTGTGCTTGATATTCGCTACCCAACATTGCCTGTCGTTGAACTCCACCGCCATCATGCTCCTGTCAATGCAATCGCATGGGCACCTCACTCTTCTTGCCACATTTGCACAGCTGGGGATGACTCGCAAGCACTGATATGGGACCTGTCTTCCATGGGCACGGGTAACAATAGCGGTGGCAATGGAAATGGCAATGCTGCTGCAGCTGCAGCTGCAGCAGCAGAGGGTGGTCTTGACCCTATATTGGCTTACACTGCAGGGGCGGAGGTGGAGCAGCTGCAGTGGTCAGCTACCCAGCCTGACTGGGTTGCCATTGTATTCGCTAATAAACTGCAGATTCTCAGGGTCTGA